In one Bactrocera tryoni isolate S06 chromosome 5, CSIRO_BtryS06_freeze2, whole genome shotgun sequence genomic region, the following are encoded:
- the LOC120778782 gene encoding protein PFC0760c: MKFVLLLCILSAVLLQIQASPVQLVERQERAIARQQAVNDVAPAAAPADDDDDDDDDDDDDDDEPDLGDLVDDDDVVFLSGLSDDDDDDEEDDDDEEDDTPQGQAAPAAAAASDDDEEDDDDDYLDRLFDDILGDDDDEDDDDEDTPAVASAPVAAAPVPAAPIEDLAPVGQSAVSGGISDGVDLPLESGNAADAVAAGNAADDANAVSSNNNEGEQNVFYDEELSSNVVEDGGSLEPIIEEEEEFESSVVDGSDVVSDSDSNGNIAPNIAAHITNTDTHLIPHHTNTNTNTKIHNSQSPISASTPQKLSQTHTHKKNSLKKASAATAATSATQTITKPTTNTKQTNGSGSSSANKKQQLPAPNAAGGSVAFAAKPAAASANPAAGAAAAASNLNNNSNVEDDDDDDYDEEDDDDIDDGVAEITGAITGDDEEEDDEADDDDDDDDIIGENVIEARREARNLKNNIIEMSNDAFQERHNQFIDSIFSRINRIVADNYDPFVVRLHARAATKKTGAGSGSSAGYAASVTKGKPAKSSMTTRHKLKNTKSEPRALDEEPRRMEVSDAKAQSKLQEQLQQLQLQQEQSIKAVADEKKVDGGDAKLAGNVGDAANAAATLPEMRTVLNGEANKASASGAGTKKTSNKAHKTHTKKSQGNANSHNNSNAGTKLKQNTKNNGNSNNKNNNNAHGAVGSGKEVEKLQKAEGSLSGLASLKRVGNVKVVADPEGSNSTIKAKFTLGPLTLRVEKSFKRGSVHSVKSATARTNEMIGRIKFGVVNDRATLMSIKVQQPKQVGWVEVESKDNHDRTREFVWRRTPKIAKLVNEKLKLAAESLFTTQGVEVVRL, from the exons ATGAAATTCGTCCTACTCCTGTGCATCCTTAGCGCTGTGCTGCTACAAATTCAAGCCTCCCCCGTCCAGCTGGTCGAGCGCCAGGAACGCGCCATCGCGCGGCAGCAAGCCGTCAACGATGTAGCGCCCGCCGCCGCGCCGGCcgatgatgacgatgatgacgacgatgatgatgatgatgacgatgacgaGCCCGATCTAGGCGATCTCGTGGACGATGACGATG TTGTATTTCTTTCGGGGCTTTCAGATGACGACGACGATGATGAGGAGGACGACGATGATGAGGAAGACGACACGCCACAGGGTCAGGCGGCGCCAGCTGCCGCTGCTGCCAGCGACGATGATGAGgaggatgatgatgatgattattTGGACCGCTTGTTCGATGATATTTTGGGAG ATGACGATGATGAAGACGATGACGACGAAGATACACCCGCCGTTGCCAGCGCACCCGTTGCCGCCGCGCCCGTACCAGCCGCCCCCATAGAGGACCTCGCACCCGTCGGCCAATCGGCAGTCAGTGGCGGCATCTCGGATGGTGTTGATCTACCACTCGAAAGCGGCAATGCTGCCGATGCTGTAGCCGCCGGTAATGCGGCCGACGATGCCAATGCTGTgtccagcaacaacaacgaaggtgaacaaaatgttttttacgATGAAGAATTAAGTAGTAATGTTGTAGAAGATGGCGGTAGTTTAGAGCCAataatagaagaagaagaagaatttgaaAGTAGTGTCGTTGATGGTAGCGATGTTGTTAGCGATAGCGATAGTAATGGTAATATTGCACCCAATATTGCCGCACACATCACCAATACAGATACGCATCTCATACCGCatcatacaaatacaaatacaaatacaaaaatccaTAACAGTCAATCACCAATATCAGCATCCACGCCACAGAAACTCAGTCAAACTCATactcataaaaaaaattcgctgaaaaaaGCAagcgcagcaacagcagcaacatccGCCAcgcaaacaataacaaagccAACAACtaatacaaaacaaacaaacggTAGTGGTAGTAGTAGTGCAAATAAGAAGCAACAGCTGCCAGCGCCCAATGCGGCCGGAGGAAGCGTTGCGTTCGCCGCCAAGCCGGCAGCAGCAAGCGCCAATCCAGCGGCCGGTGCAGCAGCTGCCGCCTCGAATTTGAATAACAATAGTAATGTTgaggatgatgatgatgatgattacGATGAGGAAGATGATGATGATATTGATGATGGAGTCGCTGAAATTACAGGTGCCATAACAGGTGACGACGAGGAGGAGGACGACGAGGCCGACGACGATGATGACGACGACGACATCATCGGCGAGAATGTCATTGAAGCAAGACGCGAAGCAC GAAACCTGaagaataacatcatcgaaatGAGCAACGACGCCTTCCAGGAGCGACACAACCAATTCATTGATTCGATATTCTCGCGCATCAATCGCATTGTGGCCGACAACTACGATCCGTTTGTTGTGCGCTTGCACGCCCGAGCAGCGACCAAGAAAACCGGCGCCGGCAGTGGCAGCTCAGCAGGATACGCAGCGTCGGTGACGAAGGGGAAGCCGGCAAAATCATCCATGACAACCAGGCATAAACT GAAAAACACCAAATCAGAACCACGCGCCCTGGATGAAGAGCCACGCCGCATGGAAGTGAGCGATGCTAAGGCACAAAGCAAATTACAGGAGCAACTGCAGCAGTTACAATTACAGCAAGAGCAAAGCATCAAAGCAGTCGCGGACGAGAAAAAAGTGGATGGGGGTGATGCTAAATTAGCGGGAAATGTCGGCGACGCTGCCAACGCGGCCGCTACATTGCCGGAAATGCGCACCGTATTAAACGGGGAGGCCAACAAGGCCAGCGCCAGCGGCGCCGGCACAAAGAAAACTTCAAACAAAGCACATAAGACACACACGAAAAAAAGTCAGGGCAATGCTAacagccacaacaacagcaacgctgGCACGAAACTAAAGCAGAATACCAAAAATAACGGtaatagtaacaacaaaaacaacaacaatgcgcatGGGGCCGTTGGTAGTGGCAAAGAAGTTGAAAAGCTGCAAAAAGCCGAAGGCAGCCTCTCCGGCTTGGCTTCGTTGAAGCGTGTGGGCAATGTGAAAGTGGTCGCCGATCCGGAAGGCTCCAACTCAACCATAAAGGCCAAATTCACTTTGGGTCCACTGACTTTGCGCGTAGAAAAGTCATTCAAACGCGGCAGTGTGCACAGTGTGAAGAGCGCTACAGCGCGCACCAACGAGATGATTGGCCGCATCAAATTCGGCGTCGTCAATGATCGCGCCACACTCATGTCCATCAAGGTGCAGCAGCCAAAGCAGGTTGGTTGG GTGGAGGTGGAGAGCAAGGACAATCACGACCGTACACGCGAATTCGTTTGGCGGCGCACACCGAAAATCGCCAAATTAGTTAACGAAAAGCTGAAATTGGCCGCCGAGTCGCTATTCACAACCCAAGGCGTCGAAGTAGTGAGGCTATAG